The Arthrobacter zhaoxinii sequence AATGGGAGGCACGGGAGCGGGTGGTGGTGGCGCTCACCGGCGGCCCCGAGGGTCGCACCCTGCTGCGCCGCGGAGCACGTATTGCAGCCCGGTCCGCCGGCGGTAAGCTGCTGGCCGTGCACGTCTCCGGCGCCGACGGACTGCGCGGACCGGAACCGGGGGAGCTGGCTTCGCAGCGGCTCCTGGTGGAGAAGCTCGGCGGCAGCTTCCACCAGGTGGTGGGAAACGACGTTCCGCGGGCGCTGGTGGACTTTGCCCGCAGCGTCAACGCCACCCAGCTGGTGGTGGGTGTCAGCCGGCGCCCCCGGATCGCGGCACTGCTGTCCGGGCCGGGAATCGGGGCCACGGTTATCCGGGAGTCCGGGGACATCGACGTGCACATGGTCTCCCACTCGGCGGCCGCCCGCACCCTGGTGCTGCCGCATTTCGGCAGTGCCCTCTCGGTGCGCCGGCGCCTGCTCGGCTTCGGCTTCGCCCTGGTGGGCGGGCCGCTGCTCACCGCCGGGCTGGTGTCCGTGCGCAGCGCCGAAACCATCACCGGCGACGTGCTCAGCTACCAGCTCCTGGTGATCCTGGTGGCCCTCGTCGGCGGCATCTGGCCGGCGCTGTTCGCCGCCCTGCTCTCGGGCCTGACCCTGGATTTCTTCTTCATTTCTCCGCTCTATACCGTCACCGTGGCCACCCCGTCCCACATGCTGGCGCTGGGGCTATACATCGTCAACGCCATGCTCGTGAGTTACGTGGTGGATGCCGCCGCCCGGCGGGCCCGAACCGCCCGGCGCTCGGCGTCGGAATCCGAACTGCTGGCCTCGGTGGCCGGCAGCGTGCTGCGCGGGGAGGACGCACTGGGTGCCCTGGTGAGCCGGACCCGCGAGGCCTTCAACGTCAGCGCCGCACGCATGCGGTCCGAGGGCGAAGACCTGTACGCCGACGGCGACTGGCCGGCGTCCGTCACGCCCGACGACCCGGCCTTCACCCGGTTGCCGGTCGGGGAGCGTTGCTTCCTGGATTTGTGGGGCCGCGAACTGGCGGCGTCGGACCGGCGCCTGCTGGCGGTCATTACCGCCCAGCTGGAGGCAGCGCTGGAGCACCGGGAACTGACCGAAACCGCTCGGGGACTGGGCTCGCTGGCTGAAGCGGACAAGGTCCGCACGGCGCTGCTGGCCGCCGTCGGGCATGACCTGCGCCGTCCGCTCACGGCCGCAACGGCCGCCGTCACCAGCCTGCGGGCGACGGACGTCACCTGGTCCGAGCAGGACCGGAACGAACTGCTGGCCACCGCCGAGGAATCCCTCGCCTCCCTGTCCGGACTAGTCACCAGCCTGCTGGACGTCAGCAGGCTGCAGGCCGGCGTCGTCGGGGTGAGCCTGGAGCCGCTGAACGTCGCCGATGCGGTGCTGCCGGCGCTCGAGGAGCTGGAACTGGGCCCGGCGGAGGTGGAACTCGAAATCCCTGCTGCACCGCGCGTGGTCCTGGCCGATCCTGTGCTCCTGCAGCGGGTGCTGGTCAACCTGCTGGCCAACGCGGTGCGCTTCAGCCCGGAAGGAATCAGATGCGTGCTGTCGGTCAGTGAGTTCGCCGGGCGGGTGGAAATCCGCGTCATAGACTCAGGACCGGGCGTTCCCGAACAGCGGCGGGGGGAAATTTTTGTTCCGTTCCAGCGGCTGGGGGACATCGACAACTCCACCGGGCTCGGCCTCGGGCTGGCCCTGGCCAAGGGATTT is a genomic window containing:
- a CDS encoding ATP-binding protein, which codes for MTRGQLRVFLGAAPGVGKTYAMLEEGRRLRDEGSDVVVALVETHGRAGTAAVAEGLETIPRAVLRHRGLELQEMDLPAVLARAPEYALVDELAHTNVPGGKHEKRWQDVQALLDAGINVLSTVNIQHIDSLNDVIEQITGTLQAETVPDAVLRGAEQVELVDLTPQSLRGRLADGVIYPAERVDAALSNYFRLGNLTALRELALLWLADEVDSALNRYREEHGISRKWEARERVVVALTGGPEGRTLLRRGARIAARSAGGKLLAVHVSGADGLRGPEPGELASQRLLVEKLGGSFHQVVGNDVPRALVDFARSVNATQLVVGVSRRPRIAALLSGPGIGATVIRESGDIDVHMVSHSAAARTLVLPHFGSALSVRRRLLGFGFALVGGPLLTAGLVSVRSAETITGDVLSYQLLVILVALVGGIWPALFAALLSGLTLDFFFISPLYTVTVATPSHMLALGLYIVNAMLVSYVVDAAARRARTARRSASESELLASVAGSVLRGEDALGALVSRTREAFNVSAARMRSEGEDLYADGDWPASVTPDDPAFTRLPVGERCFLDLWGRELAASDRRLLAVITAQLEAALEHRELTETARGLGSLAEADKVRTALLAAVGHDLRRPLTAATAAVTSLRATDVTWSEQDRNELLATAEESLASLSGLVTSLLDVSRLQAGVVGVSLEPLNVADAVLPALEELELGPAEVELEIPAAPRVVLADPVLLQRVLVNLLANAVRFSPEGIRCVLSVSEFAGRVEIRVIDSGPGVPEQRRGEIFVPFQRLGDIDNSTGLGLGLALAKGFTEGMGGTLETEDTPGGGLTMVLSLPVAAPRIPAGGLSAVAG